The Deltaproteobacteria bacterium DNA segment AACATAGATGGCCGTGCCTCGGCCTTGAGCATGGAGACGCCCGGCTCGCTATACAGGTAATGCTTGATTGTCGAACATCAGGAGCGCCGAAGAATTGGCTGTGATACTCCTTCCATGACCAGCCTCTGGGAAGCTCGCTCAGAATTGCGCCTCACCACCGGAACAGGGCGCAGACCGGCTCTTTCGCGCTTGAAATGTTTTTTTTCAGGGGGAATTCGTTCCAGATAAGATTTGAGGGAAGGTCCGGGGTCTAATTTCACCGCTCCAGCTGAATCACACGGCCATCCTTCTCCTTTCGCCTCTTGTCCTCATACAGCATCTCATCCGCCCACTTGAGCAGGGAGGCTGGGTCGTGTATCCCAGGGTCCTGCGTCATGGCGATCCCGTAACTGAAAGTGACCGGGATGGTGATTCTATCCAGCATCAAGGGGTTTTTCTGCAAAAAGGTCTTGAGGCGCTCGGCTTTTTTGTGAGCCTCGCTGAGTGTCGTGGACGGGAGGATGATTACAAATTCGTCTCCGGCAAACCTCGCCACAACGTCGGTTTCGCGGCTCAACGTCGCGAAATGCTTCCCTACGTATCTCAACACCTCGTCCCCGACATCATGGCCGTATCTGTCGTTGATAGTTTTAAAACCGTCCAGATCGAGAAGAACCAGCGATAAAGGGCTTTCGTAGCGAAGAGCGCGCTTGAACTCCCGCTCTAAAATAGACTCCATGACCCGGCGATTAAGCAGACCGGTGAGATGATCGTGGGAAGCCGCCAGCCTGAGCTTTTCGTGGGCCGCAACATTCGACAGGCACGACGAAATCTTAACGGTCAATCGCTCCAGCAGGGTCGTGTCCATGCCCGGACAGTAACGCGTGCTGGAAGGATCGCCGAGATTCAAGCTCCCGATAATCTCGTGGTTTAGTGTAATGGGCGCAATCGCAACCGATTTGATCAGGTATTTCTCATGCGGCGGAAACAGCCGGTAAAAGTGGCTCAAGTCCTCGTTGAAAATCAAAGGTTTGGTATTATCCGCAACGAGTTTGAGAAGCGTCTCCTTCTCGATGATATTTAACCTCTGTCTGAGCACCTCTGAGGAGGCCAGGTCCCGGATGAAATGAACAACATCGTTTTCGCCAATTAAAGAAATCCAGACATAAGGAATTTCGAATTTATCTCTGATCTCGGTGAGCAGCCTTTCAAACAGGTCCTTGAAATTGGTGATTGATAGAATGCTGACTTCGATCTCAAAAAACTTGTGCGCAATCTCCTCGTTACGCCGCAGCCTTTCAATGAATTCATTTATGTCATTAATATCTTTAACGTTTTTACTGTTTGAAATAATCACGACCCAAACCTGCTCTGTCCTTGATTCAATAAAGCGACCAGCATCACTAATGTACTTTAAATTATCC contains these protein-coding regions:
- a CDS encoding sensor domain-containing diguanylate cyclase is translated as MIISNSKNVKDINDINEFIERLRRNEEIAHKFFEIEVSILSITNFKDLFERLLTEIRDKFEIPYVWISLIGENDVVHFIRDLASSEVLRQRLNIIEKETLLKLVADNTKPLIFNEDLSHFYRLFPPHEKYLIKSVAIAPITLNHEIIGSLNLGDPSSTRYCPGMDTTLLERLTVKISSCLSNVAAHEKLRLAASHDHLTGLLNRRVMESILEREFKRALRYESPLSLVLLDLDGFKTINDRYGHDVGDEVLRYVGKHFATLSRETDVVARFAGDEFVIILPSTTLSEAHKKAERLKTFLQKNPLMLDRITIPVTFSYGIAMTQDPGIHDPASLLKWADEMLYEDKRRKEKDGRVIQLER